AATCAACCAGTGAAGCGAAATTGCCTTTGCCGTGATAATTGTAACTGGTGAAAGGACTGGTGTTGAGGTGCCGGGGATTCTCGCGCAGCGAGCGCACACCCTCCTGATCGAAGGCCTGGCCGTCCAAGATGTATTCTGCCAATCCCTCCTCCAACAGCTCCACCAAATAGCGCGTGCTGCCGCCGCGCACAAAACGGGCACGCACGCCCAGGCGTTTCATCCGCTCTTTTAGGAATTGCACGAACGCCAGACTGGTGCCGCCGGCGCCGGCCTGAAAGGAGAAGCCGTCGCGCAGAATGCCCGCGGCTTCGACGAACTGCGCAATGTATTCCGCAATCAACAGGCGGTCCGGGCTTTTGGTGATTTGCGTCGTGCCGGAGATAATCTTCGCGGGGTCGCCGAGTGAAGCAACGGGCACGACGAAATCCACATGATTGCCTTGCAGGTGCCAGGGCACACAAGGAAACGGCACGAGATTGTCCGTGACCACGATCACGGTCTCGGCGTACTCGGCATCAGCCAGGGCAAATCCCAAGGGGCCGCAAGCTGAAGGGCCATAAACACCATTGGCATTGCCGAAGGCATCGGCCGCCGGCGCCGCGATCACCGCGAGATCGATCCGCACCTCGCCGTCTTGCACGGCCTGATAGCGCGTGCCGTGCGAACGCAACACCCCGGTGCCGCGCATGCGGCCTTCCGAGGCAAAGCGGCCCAGGGGCCCGTTGAGGCTGCCTTCGATGTGATGAATGGTGCCGTCGATGAGATAAGGGATCAACTGTTCGTGCACCGGAAACGAGGCACTCGGAAACCAGCGGAGATTCTTGCAGCCCATTTCGTGCAAGGTTTTGAAGAGCAAGCCGGTGAGGGCATCGCCATTGCGCAAATGATGATGCGTGGAAATGGTCATGCCGTCAGCCGCGCCGGCGCGCTCCAGTGCAGCGCGCAGGCCGGCCACAACCTTGTTGCCGTCCGCGGGATAGTCGGCGCAACTGCGAATGAGCGGTCGCGCTCTACGGCCCTGCGGCCGGAACTGGCCCACGCCTCGAAAGGGCGTCTGTGCCACACCGTTGATTGCCACCGGCACCAAACGTCCGGCGGCATTTTCAGGCAAGCTTGTTTTCATGAGGAGTTTGCGTTCGCCAATCTGCTGAAAGCCGTCCCGCGGCCAGGGCATTGGCAAGCGTGGCCTGTGCCCTCTTGACCACGGGCAGATCGATCATCTTCGTGCCCAGCGCGAAAACGGCCGTGCCCTGCTGTTGCGCCTGTTCAAAGGTCAGCACGATTTGCCGCGCCTGGTTGATTTCGGCCGCGCCGGGCGCAATGGCCTCATGCACGATTTTGATTTGGCGCGGATGAATGCATCCCAGGCCGTCGAATCCGAGCGCGCGTGCTGCCTGGACATTCGCGCGCAAGCCGTCGACGTTGTCGACGTCGGAATAGACGCTGGCCAACGCCTGCACGCCGGCGGCGCGGGCGGCATTTACGATTGCGCCTTTGGCAAAGAAGCTCTCGGTTTCCGCGGCGGTGCGGGGCACGCCCAAATCCGCGGTGTAATCCTCCAAACCGAGTGCCAGCGCGCAAACCTTGTCACTGGCCGTGGCGATTGCAAAGGCCTTGATCACACCCAGCGCGCTTTCAATGATGGGAATGAGATAAACCTCATGCGCCCGGCCGTGCGCTTGGCGCAGGCGTTCCACTTCTGCGGCAATGTCAGAGACACGCTGCGGGGATTCGCATTTGGGAATGAGAATGACCTGCGCGCCCTGCGGCACGACCGCGGCCAAATCCTGCCGGCCCAACTCGCCGGCATTGATGCGCACCATGCGCTCCGCGCCGAAGAAATCGACGCAGCGCAGGGCATTGCGCACCAGCACGCGCGCCGCTTCCTTCTCCTGCGGAGCCACGCTGTCTTCGAGATCGAGAATCACGGCGTCCGGTTGGTGCAGGCCGGCGTTGACGAAGAACTTCGGCTCATTGCCGGGCAAATACAGGCGGGTGCGCCGCAAGCGGTCTTTCTGCGTGGGCGCATGGGGAATCAGCGGCGCAGCAGGCAAATACTCGAATTCCTCTTCACCCAGCACCGCGCGACAAGCGGCCTCCAGCCGCGCCGCCAACGTGAACGGCAGCGCGCCGGAATCGACAATGGTGAGGCGCGCATGCGCTACGCCCGCCTGCGCAGCAACTGCCCGCGCAAGCTCGGCGATGGCTTCGCCATAGAGCGCAGCCACTTTGCTGGTCAACGCGATTTGCATGCCGCCGGCCGGCTGCAGCTCGATTTCGACAAGGCAATCGGAGCGCACGCTTTCGCCCTGTTTGCCGGCATGGCCGCGGCGGTGGCGTGGCGAGTCGGTATTCATTTGATCAACGCGGTCAATCGTTGGGCAACGTTTCTCAAGTCCATTCCCTTGGTGCAGGGCAGGCAGGTGCCGGCGGCAATCTGTGTCAGCGCGATCCACTGCGCCGGGATGGCTGTCACGCCCTGCAGCGCGCCGCTCAAGGCGCCGGCAATGGCCGCAATCGTGTCGGCATCGCGGCCAAAGTTGCCGCCCCAGATGATGCACTTCTTGAAATCACCCCTGGCCATGCTGAACACGGCGAATGCCGAGGCCACCGCTTCCGGCACCACGGCTTTGTATTCCGTCCACAGTGCGTCATGCAGCGGCATCCAGGCTTCTTCCCACGAGGCGGAGTTCGCGACAATCTCGAGCGCGTTGTGCATGGCGAAAGCAAGCCAGGCGTCTGCGGGAACAACCTGCATGGCAGCGGCGCTGACTTCGTCGCACGTGGCGCCGGCCATGGCAGCGGCAACGCCGGCAGCCACTGCTTGCGCGCCCCAAATGCCGTCGCGCCAGTGGCTCAGGCAGGCATCGATTTCAGCCTGCCGCGCGGCGCGGCCGGGATCGCCGGCGCACACAATGCCGATGGGCGCCACGCGCATCGCTGCGCCGTCGCTCAAGTGGTGTGAGTTGAATTGTCCCGACAGCGGCGGCAAAATGCCGCGGCGAATGTTGGCAGCAGCCTCGCGCTCGCTGGCGCCGCCGCGCGGCAGGGCCGTGAGCGAAATGACATGCTTGCGCCAGGCCGCGAGCACGTGTGCGAGCGTCAACTCGCCGCCGGCTTGCAGCAACGTATCGGCGGTGAGCAGCGCGAATTCCGTGTCGTCCGTGCCCGGCGCCGGCACGCCCGCGCGAAAATCGGTGGTGATGCCGTAGAGAAAGTGATTGTCAGTGGTGCGCGCCGCATCGCCGAAGGAGTCGCCGATGGCCAGACCGATGAGGCAGCCAAAGGCGCGATCATAGAGTTTGTTTGAATCAGGCATGGCTTGGTATGGTTTTGACAAGCACGACAACCTCAATTTGTGAACTTGCTGCTGTTCATGTCACCCTGGTGTTTTTCTTCTGCGCCGGCGGAGCGCCGCGCGGGATTTTCACGTCAAGCTGCTGCGGCCGCGATTCACTACCGGAGGATCTGCGCGTGCGTGCGCCGCGCCAAATCATCAAAAGCAGAATGATCGCAGCCGCGCATGCTGCTGCGCAGACGGTTCCGCAGCGGGCCAATCCATTTTTGCGGCAAGCTGGAGGCGCCCAGCAGCGTGCCGAGAATCGAGCCGACTGTCGCGCCGTTGCTGTCGGTATCCCAGCCCGCCATCACGACGCTGCAAATCGAGCGTTGGTAATCGCCTTGGCCATGCAGCAATGCCGCTACCACCAGCGCCGCATTGTTGACGGTATGCACCCAATGATAGTGGCCGAATTTCTCGTAAAGCCGGTCCACCACCTTTTCCCAATCGTCTTGCTGTTGCGCCCGCTCGGCGGCGAACGCAATGGCGTGCGCCAAGCGCGAAGTCGCGGGAATCTGCTGCAAGGCCTGCGCGATGATCGCGCGCGGCGTCGTACAGGTGAAGGCTGCAGCGATCGCCGCCGCAGAGAACATTTCGCCATAAAGGCCATTGCTTACATGACTCAAGCGGCCGTCACGCCAAGCCAGTTGTGCTGCCAGCGCCGGCCGGCCGGCTGCCGCCCAGCCCCACACATCCGCGCGGATTTGCGCGCCAATCCACTCGCGGTAGGGATTGCGATGCGTGGCGGTTGCCGGCGGCCGCACGCCGTTGAGCAAATTCAAATAGGCCACCCGCTCTGCCGTGAAAGTCGTGAGCACCGGCAGAAGGCTGAGCCAGGATTCCGCAATCTGCTCGGTGGTGAAGTCCGCACCGAACGTTTCCAACACGTGCAGATTGAGCAGCGCGTAGTTCATGTCGTCATCTTCGGGCATGCAGTCGAGGTTTTCTTTCAAACTCTCGCGGCCGTAATGGCGATTCCACGGATACTGCTGCAATAACTCCGGCGGCATGCCTTGGGCCGTGATGAAATCAGTCAGCGGCCAGGTGCCATTGGACTCGAGCAAGCGCCGAATCACGGGGCGCGGATGTTTTTCCACCGGCTTGCCCAGCAAACAACCGGCGGCGCGGCCAAGCCAGCCGCCCAAAATGCGATCGCCGATTTCATCCGCACTGAGCGTGAGGCGCGACAATGTCGAGCCGGGCGAGACAGCTTCGGTAAGAGCGCCGGACACTGAAGCCGCATCCGCAGCGGCAGTGGTGCGATTCATCTCATCCAGCAGCGCGAGCGCGGCGCGGCGGCGATCGTTTTCGTCGGGAATGGCGGCCTGCAACTGTTCCCAGCGCTGCTGCAGTTCTTCCACCTCGTTGCCGGCTTCAGCTTGCTGCCGCAATTCCTGCGGCACCCATTCCAGCGGATCGAGCCAACTGATTTTCATCTTGCCGCCCTTGCGACCGCCAAATTTGCCAATTGCTCAACCAACGCCAGGAAGTCGACGCCGGTGAGCGCGGGCACGCACATCCCGCGTAGCCACTGCAATTGTTCGCGCCACTCTGCTGTGATGAGATCTTGATCAGACAAGGCGCCCGACAAAGCGCCAACCAATGCCGGCACGGAATCCGCGGCCTTCGCGCAGGTCAACGCCAGCATAATTGCCGGCGCGAATTCGCCGTGCGTTTGCTTGATCAGAGCCAGCGCCAGTGCCAGAGTTTCCGGCGCAACATTGCCGTAATTGTATTCGCGATTGATCACGGTTTCATGCCAATGCGGCACCAGCTCGAGGGCGGACCGGGCCGGATCGCAAAGCGCCAGCGCCGCAGCAACCGATCTGTTGATCCATGAATGCGGCGGCAGTTGCGCCAGCATGACGTCGAGCACACGCTCGAGCGTTTGTCCGCCGCCGGCGGCGCTGATGCCGGCAGCCATGGCTTGCGCCGCCCACAAGCCGTCTTCGGCGTTGGTGATCTGCGCCTCCCAGCCGGCCAATTCTGCCGCTGCGGTGGGATCTCCCGCGCACAGGATTCCAATCGGCACCGCGCGCGCCACGGCGGCATCATCAAAGAAATGGGGATTATCATGCCCGCTGATCGGCGGCATTTTTTTTCTTCTGAGATTTTCCAGCGCGATTTGCACGCCGAGGCTGCCGCGAATCTCTTCGCCGCTCGCAGCCAGTTCCAGCCAATGCCCGTACAGCGCGCCGGCTGTCACCCGGCCGCGGCATTTGATGAGATATTGCATGCCGAACGCCGCCCACTCGGTGTCATCCGTGGGACCGAGAGAGAAGGCCGCAGCCGATCGGTTGAGCGAGAACGGCATGGCCACCGGCAAGGCCTTGGTGAACTCTGCCTCGCTGTCGATTTCTCGGCGAATTCGCCGGGTCCAAAGCGGCAGCGTGTAACTGCGATGAAACATCGCCGGCCAGCTCAGGGCATCGCCGAGGGCGAGGCCGAACATGGCATTGCGGCTGCGCCTGCGGAGTTCGCCGTTCATCGTGTTCTCCTGCCGGCAGCAAGACCGGCGAGTTCAGCCGCAGTCTGCAACACGGACATGCCCTTCACGGTTTGAATGCAGCCACCGCGCGCGTGGGCGATCCTTGCGGACCAGCGGGCGGGGATGCGATCACAGCCGTGCAGCGCACCGGCAATGGCGCCGGCAATCGCAGCAATCGTATCCGCATCGCGGCCGAGATTGACGCTACCCAGCACCGCCGTTTCAAAATCACCGCGGGCGGCGGCCAACATGCCAAACGCCAAGCCCACGGCTTCCGGCGCGAGATCCGGCCAGTGGTAGAATTGCAGAACCAATGTTTCGTGCAGCGGAGCTATCGCCTGCCAAACGTCTGCGCTCTGTCGTCCAATCGCAATGCCTTCGCGCAGGTTGCGGCCGCACCACGAGTCCGCGGGAATCACGTGCAGCGCCGCGCCGAGAGCTTCGTCGCAATCAGCGGCAGTCATGGCAGCCGCCACTGCCGCCGCCACCGCGCGGCCGCCCAGGATCCCTTCGCCGGCATGACTGACGTGGCCGTCACTTTCCGCCAAATCCGCGGCGAGTTCAGGATCGCCCGCTGCCGCAATGCCATAGGGCGCGGCGCGCATCGCCAAGCCATCGCTCCAACTGTGCAGGTGTTGTCCGGAGAACGGCGGTTGCAGGCCGCGCTGCAAATTTTTGATGGTGAGAATCTCGCTGAAGCCCGCGCCTTTGTATTCATTGGCAGCGGAGATGATCTCGTCGCGCCAGGCCTGCGCCACCTGCTCTGAACTCAAACTCAAGCCATGGCGCAGCAGCAGGCGGGCGCTGAACAGCGCGTATTCGGTGTCGTCGGTGCCGGCAGGTTGATCCACGAGAAAGTCCGTGAGGCGGCCCCAACGCTGCGCGATCTCCGCGGGCGTTTTGCCTTCAGCCGGACTGCCCAGGGCATCACCGACCGCCAGTCCCATCAACGCGCCGGCGGCGCGCTTTGCCAGATCCATTACCATGCTTCCCCGCGCATTTGGTAGCGTGACAACACGAGATTGCTCTCGCGCTCGAGGCGCTGCGCCGCTTCTGCCAGAGTCAGGCGATTGGCAAAGAATTCCTGCAAAATCGGATTGGCGACGCGATTCTTCCATTCGACATAGCCGGGCGCGCCCAGCCACGGCCCAGTGGTGAGGGAGGGCACGGCGCCGGTGACGATGTCCCAACCAACAGCAGCGTCTTGAAACTGCGGCAACTGCAGGCAGGATTTGCGCGCCGGGATCATCCAGTCGCTCTGCGCCAGTTTGGCCATGTTATTGGCCGCCAGCATGAATTCGATGAACCGCATGGCCTCCACCGGCCGGCGTGATTTCTTGGGAATGCTCAGCGTTTGCGTGCTGATGCCGCTGCGCTGGCTGTGAGCGAGCGGCGGCGGCAGCACGCCCCAGTGAAAATTTGGCGGCGCGTTTTCCACGAGCTGCTGCCGCGCCCAGGCGCCGATGCCGATGAGCATCGCATACTTGCCGCTGAAGAAGCCCGGAATCATGCCGGTGCCGGTCTGGCCGATGCTGGCGGGCGCTGCGCTGCGATCGTCGTACAGCATGGCGTACAGCGTGCGCAGCAATTCCTGCTCGGCCGCACCGACGGTGACACGATAACGGCCTTGTTCGCGATGAAAAAACGAACCGCCGAAACCGATCGCGAGATTCATCACCACGTTGGCGGAGTTGCGCAGGCCGAAGGCCGCGCCCCATTGCTCGGGCACGCCGTCGCCATCGGTGTCGCGCGTGAGGCGTTGCGCGGCGCGGCGCAGTTCCTGCCAGGTCCACGGTTGCGCCGCGGGCGGCGGCGTGAGGCCGGCGGCGGCAAACAAATCATGATTGTAAAGCACCACCAGTGACTCGATCAGAAACGGCACACCGGTGATTTCGCCATTCGGCCGTGTCACTGAAGCCCAGGCAACCTCGAGAATATCCGCTTTGGTTTCCGGGGAAAGCAACGGCGCCAGGTCGCTCAGAAAGCCGCGCATGGCGAAATCAACGATGATGGACGATTCGTAGTGAAACACGTCCGGCACTTCGCCGGTTTCGAAAGCGGTGATGAGATAATCGTGAATCGCGCCCCAGGTGCCCTGCACGTATTCCACCGGCAGTTCGGGATGCGCGGCATTCCATTCCGCCACCAACGCCTGATTCACCTGCAGCGCCTGCTCCTGCCACGCCAGGCTGACGAAGCGCAGTTTCGGCGCCGCCGGCTCTGCTGGCGCGCGGTGGAGCAGCGCGCGCGTTACCAGGGCCAGGGCAACCAGGGCGGCGAGGATCGTGAAGTTTCGCATGGGAACAGCCTACGCCGATTTCCAAACAAGCTGAATTGTGAAGCCCTCCGGGCAGTATCGAATTTGTCAGATTTGCAGCACCACGAAGACACCAAGCCACCAAGAAAGGCTTCATGACAGGACTTCCATTTTTTCGTGCCTTGGTGTCTTGGTAGTTGGAATTCTATGGAATTCTACTCTGCGCTTGAAATACGAAACGCCTCCACCGGATTTTCAGACAAGCTGTAAGGCCGCGCCTGGCAGGCAGCACAAAAACTTTGACAGCGTGATTTGACGGCAGAATTATTTCGAAATCATTCTGCCGAAAAATGATTCCGCCATAGACTTTCAGGTTTTTATTCTGACTTTGAGCGCCTTACGGCCTGCGCCAGGTTTCAGACAAGCTGAATCCTGAAGCCCGCGGGCAGCGATAAGCCCCATTCGTACGCTGTCGTCTCGCACGATGTATCCACCACCACGGTCATCCAGTGAGGATCTTGTAAAGATTTGGGCACACTCCCGTGCCATTCACCTCAAAAGCTCACGGGGAAGACGCGCAGAACGCGGAGAAGGACTTGCTTGATTTCAAAACTCCGCGCTCTCCGCGGCGCCGCGGTGCAAGCGGTTGCTTTGTGGTCAAGAATCTTTCAGAGTTTTGTTCTGGCTCTGAGCGCCTTACGACGTGTCAGTTCTTCACCGCGCCGGCCAGCAAGCCGCCGGCAAACCATTTTTGCAGGAGGCCGAACAGCAGCAAGGAGGGCAGCGTGGCGAGCACACTGGCAGCGGCGAGCGGGCCGGTGCGCGCCTGGCCCTCCATGCCGGTGTAGCGCGCCAGCTCGACCGGCAGCGTCACGGTGTCCGGGCTTTTCATCAACACCAGGGCAAAGAAGAACTCATTCCACGCCGAGATGAAGGTGAAGAGCATGGCCGCTGCCAGGGCCGGCAGCAGGGTCGGCAGAATCACCCGAAAAATGATCTGCGGCCGGGTGGCGCCGTCAATGGCCGCGGCCTCTTCCAAATCCACCGGGATGCTTTTCAAGTAACCGTGCAGCATCCACAACACGAAGGGCAGCGCCCACACGACATAGACCAGCGCGAGGCCGAAGAGCGAATCGGTCAGGCGCAGGTTACGCAGTAACACGTACAGCGGAATCATCACCAAAATGGCCGGGAAGATCTGCGAAGTCAGAATCCAGCCCACGATCGTCTGATTGAGCGCCGACCGGAAGCGCGCCAGCGCGTACGCGCCCGGCAGCGCAAGCACGACGGCGAGCAGCGTGGCGAGCAAGCCGGCCTGCAGGCTGTTGCGCATGCTGAGCAGCAGATTGCTGCCGGTGGTGATCGCGCGGTAATGCTCGAGCGAAACTTGCTGCGGCAGCAGCCGGCC
This DNA window, taken from bacterium, encodes the following:
- a CDS encoding sugar ABC transporter substrate-binding protein; this encodes MRNFTILAALVALALVTRALLHRAPAEPAAPKLRFVSLAWQEQALQVNQALVAEWNAAHPELPVEYVQGTWGAIHDYLITAFETGEVPDVFHYESSIIVDFAMRGFLSDLAPLLSPETKADILEVAWASVTRPNGEITGVPFLIESLVVLYNHDLFAAAGLTPPPAAQPWTWQELRRAAQRLTRDTDGDGVPEQWGAAFGLRNSANVVMNLAIGFGGSFFHREQGRYRVTVGAAEQELLRTLYAMLYDDRSAAPASIGQTGTGMIPGFFSGKYAMLIGIGAWARQQLVENAPPNFHWGVLPPPLAHSQRSGISTQTLSIPKKSRRPVEAMRFIEFMLAANNMAKLAQSDWMIPARKSCLQLPQFQDAAVGWDIVTGAVPSLTTGPWLGAPGYVEWKNRVANPILQEFFANRLTLAEAAQRLERESNLVLSRYQMRGEAW
- a CDS encoding citrate lyase subunit alpha (citrate-ACP transferase, the alpha subunit catalyzes the formation of (3S)-citryl-CoA from acetyl-CoA and citrate): MKTSLPENAAGRLVPVAINGVAQTPFRGVGQFRPQGRRARPLIRSCADYPADGNKVVAGLRAALERAGAADGMTISTHHHLRNGDALTGLLFKTLHEMGCKNLRWFPSASFPVHEQLIPYLIDGTIHHIEGSLNGPLGRFASEGRMRGTGVLRSHGTRYQAVQDGEVRIDLAVIAAPAADAFGNANGVYGPSACGPLGFALADAEYAETVIVVTDNLVPFPCVPWHLQGNHVDFVVPVASLGDPAKIISGTTQITKSPDRLLIAEYIAQFVEAAGILRDGFSFQAGAGGTSLAFVQFLKERMKRLGVRARFVRGGSTRYLVELLEEGLAEYILDGQAFDQEGVRSLRENPRHLNTSPFTSYNYHGKGNFASLVDFVVLGATEVDLHFNANVVTHSEGMLLHGLGGWQDCLFARCVILALPSFRDRVPIIVDEVTTLCGPGEMIDVVVTERGIAVNPLRTDLLAALAGSSLPLRSLAEIQREVFALCGGPPAQPRRDREHPIAVVKWVDGTLLDSVFRVIV
- a CDS encoding aldolase/citrate lyase family protein, yielding MNTDSPRHRRGHAGKQGESVRSDCLVEIELQPAGGMQIALTSKVAALYGEAIAELARAVAAQAGVAHARLTIVDSGALPFTLAARLEAACRAVLGEEEFEYLPAAPLIPHAPTQKDRLRRTRLYLPGNEPKFFVNAGLHQPDAVILDLEDSVAPQEKEAARVLVRNALRCVDFFGAERMVRINAGELGRQDLAAVVPQGAQVILIPKCESPQRVSDIAAEVERLRQAHGRAHEVYLIPIIESALGVIKAFAIATASDKVCALALGLEDYTADLGVPRTAAETESFFAKGAIVNAARAAGVQALASVYSDVDNVDGLRANVQAARALGFDGLGCIHPRQIKIVHEAIAPGAAEINQARQIVLTFEQAQQQGTAVFALGTKMIDLPVVKRAQATLANALAAGRLSADWRTQTPHENKLA
- a CDS encoding ADP-ribosylglycohydrolase family protein — translated: MPDSNKLYDRAFGCLIGLAIGDSFGDAARTTDNHFLYGITTDFRAGVPAPGTDDTEFALLTADTLLQAGGELTLAHVLAAWRKHVISLTALPRGGASEREAAANIRRGILPPLSGQFNSHHLSDGAAMRVAPIGIVCAGDPGRAARQAEIDACLSHWRDGIWGAQAVAAGVAAAMAGATCDEVSAAAMQVVPADAWLAFAMHNALEIVANSASWEEAWMPLHDALWTEYKAVVPEAVASAFAVFSMARGDFKKCIIWGGNFGRDADTIAAIAGALSGALQGVTAIPAQWIALTQIAAGTCLPCTKGMDLRNVAQRLTALIK
- a CDS encoding carbohydrate ABC transporter permease; the protein is MLIQSTQHAWRRAGVHVALLAFMAFLLFPLVWVFATSFKPTPEIYAGAGRLLPQQVSLEHYRAITTGSNLLLSMRNSLQAGLLATLLAVVLALPGAYALARFRSALNQTIVGWILTSQIFPAILVMIPLYVLLRNLRLTDSLFGLALVYVVWALPFVLWMLHGYLKSIPVDLEEAAAIDGATRPQIIFRVILPTLLPALAAAMLFTFISAWNEFFFALVLMKSPDTVTLPVELARYTGMEGQARTGPLAAASVLATLPSLLLFGLLQKWFAGGLLAGAVKN
- a CDS encoding ADP-ribosylglycohydrolase family protein; the protein is MKISWLDPLEWVPQELRQQAEAGNEVEELQQRWEQLQAAIPDENDRRRAALALLDEMNRTTAAADAASVSGALTEAVSPGSTLSRLTLSADEIGDRILGGWLGRAAGCLLGKPVEKHPRPVIRRLLESNGTWPLTDFITAQGMPPELLQQYPWNRHYGRESLKENLDCMPEDDDMNYALLNLHVLETFGADFTTEQIAESWLSLLPVLTTFTAERVAYLNLLNGVRPPATATHRNPYREWIGAQIRADVWGWAAAGRPALAAQLAWRDGRLSHVSNGLYGEMFSAAAIAAAFTCTTPRAIIAQALQQIPATSRLAHAIAFAAERAQQQDDWEKVVDRLYEKFGHYHWVHTVNNAALVVAALLHGQGDYQRSICSVVMAGWDTDSNGATVGSILGTLLGASSLPQKWIGPLRNRLRSSMRGCDHSAFDDLARRTHAQILR
- a CDS encoding ADP-ribosylglycohydrolase family protein, with the protein product MNGELRRRSRNAMFGLALGDALSWPAMFHRSYTLPLWTRRIRREIDSEAEFTKALPVAMPFSLNRSAAAFSLGPTDDTEWAAFGMQYLIKCRGRVTAGALYGHWLELAASGEEIRGSLGVQIALENLRRKKMPPISGHDNPHFFDDAAVARAVPIGILCAGDPTAAAELAGWEAQITNAEDGLWAAQAMAAGISAAGGGQTLERVLDVMLAQLPPHSWINRSVAAALALCDPARSALELVPHWHETVINREYNYGNVAPETLALALALIKQTHGEFAPAIMLALTCAKAADSVPALVGALSGALSDQDLITAEWREQLQWLRGMCVPALTGVDFLALVEQLANLAVARAAR
- a CDS encoding ADP-ribosylglycohydrolase family protein translates to MDLAKRAAGALMGLAVGDALGSPAEGKTPAEIAQRWGRLTDFLVDQPAGTDDTEYALFSARLLLRHGLSLSSEQVAQAWRDEIISAANEYKGAGFSEILTIKNLQRGLQPPFSGQHLHSWSDGLAMRAAPYGIAAAGDPELAADLAESDGHVSHAGEGILGGRAVAAAVAAAMTAADCDEALGAALHVIPADSWCGRNLREGIAIGRQSADVWQAIAPLHETLVLQFYHWPDLAPEAVGLAFGMLAAARGDFETAVLGSVNLGRDADTIAAIAGAIAGALHGCDRIPARWSARIAHARGGCIQTVKGMSVLQTAAELAGLAAGRRTR